Within the Acidobacteriota bacterium genome, the region CTCTACCAACTGAGCTACAGGGGAGTGTCTCACGAAGGCTGTCTGTCCCGCCGCCGTACGCGGCAGGCCCTATTATACCCCTTATCGGCATCTTGTCAACAGATTTTGAAGCCGGCACGGGCTGCCCGGCCTTCCACTCGCCGCGCCGTCGGACGGCGCGTGTCTGTCGGCCCGACAGGTCCGCCGTCCTCTGGAATCCCGCTTTCTCAGGCACGGCCGTTCAAGGCCTCCGGGGGATGCCCTGGGTGCCGAGATCAGGGGCCCGTAGCCGCTGTGACCCGGCTTCCGCGCGGCACCGGCCGGCCTTCGATGCCCTGCCGCCTGTGTTCCCACCCAGTTGACTCGGTTCAAGAGGTGGAACCTGGAACCATCCGTAGCGTAAAAACAGGTGATAGAGGAAAGAGGCCACAAGACTATGGAGAGTTCACTATGAAGAAGACGGTAACGCTGTTACTGCTGACCGGGGTTGCTCTGACCGTGTGTTTCGGCCCCGGCCTGGCTGATTCCGGCAAGTACAGCAAGGTAGCCTGGCTCGGTGTCTCGACGCAGACGGTGAGCGGGGATCTGGCACGTTCTTTCGATCTGCCCGTTAACTATGGGGCGCTTGTCAACGACGTGTCGCCGGACTCACCGGCCGATAAAGCCGGTATCAGGGAGGACGACGTCATTATCGCCCTGGACGGGGCGAAAGTCAGCGAGGCCGGGGAGTTGACGGACCTCGTGCGGGAACACTCGCCCGGCGATGAGGTTACCGTGACGCTCAACCGGGACGGACAAGAGCAGGAGGTCAAGGTCGAGCTCGGAGCTAGGAGAGCGAAATACAAGTCCCTCGACTCGGACTATCCGATGGTCATGGACGACTTCCGGTGGCGGGGGGATCAGGAGCAGTCGTATATCGGTGTCGTGCTAATGGACCTTTCCGAACAGCTGGGTGACTACTTCGGCGTGCCCGACGGCCACGGGACGTTGATCAGCGAAGTAGAGGAGGAATCTCCCGCGGAGAAGGCGGGGTTGAAGGCCGGGGACGTCATAGTCGGGATTGACGACGAAGAAATGGAGGACGCCGGCGACGTCTCGGATATGATCGGTGAGAAGGACGAGGGGGACAAGGTCAATATCACCGTGCTGCGCAACAGGCGCGAGACCCGTGTGGCCGTTGAAGTGGGAAAACGGGAAGGCGCCCTGTCGTGGGTGCTGCCGCGCCGGCCCAGCATGACCAAGCGGCATATCATGCTTCAGGTTCCGGACCCAAAGGAATGGCGTTTCGAGAAAGACCTCGAACTCGACGACATCTTCGATTCAGATGAATTCCGGGAAGAAATGGAGGAGTTGCGCGAGGAGTTAAAGGAACTCAAGGAAGAGCTTAGCAAGCTGAAAGGGTCAGGGCGTTAGGCCGACCCTTGCGGGACGGATCCTCGGCAATACGCAGGCCCCGCCTTCGGCGGGGCTTCATTTTTGGTCAATTGACACTTGCTCCACATTGGACACGGAGGGTATATTCGTAAGTCATGGCCCCTATAACGGTTGGAAAGATATTCGAAGCGCGTAACCAGGATCTGGAACTGACCCTGCTGAACGGCACCGACAAGGGCATGAAAAAGGTGGTCCGCAACGGGGAACTACACCGTCCCGGCCTGGCGCTGACCGGCTTTTTTGACCGTTTCGCCAGCCAGCGAATCCAGGTTCTTGGGGAGACAGAAGTCGCCTACATGAACGGCCTGGCCAATGACCGGCTCAAGGAAGTGGTCGACAGGCTGTTCGGGTTTGATATCCCGATGGCGGTGGTTTCCAAGGGCATCGCGCCGCCGCTGGCGTTTGTGGCCGCCGCCGACGAGTACGGCACGGCCGTTTTCTCCAGCCGCCTGTCCACCGCCGTGCTGGTCAACCGGCTCTCCGCCTACCTGGACCACCTGTTCGCGCCCTCGACCAACGTCCACGGAACGCTCATCGACGTATACGGTGTGGGGCTGGTGTATACGGGCAAGTCCGGCATCGGCAAATCCGAGATAGCTCTCGATCTCGTGGAGCGCGGACACCGCCTTGTCGCCGATGACGTGGTCAAGATCACCAGGGTGGCTCCGGACGTGCTTATAGGCTCCGGCTCCGAACTGCTCGGGCATCACATGGAAATCCGGGGGGTCGGTATCATCGATGTCGAAGAGCTGTTCGGCATCAGGGCCATCCGCCTGCAGAAGCGCATCGAGGTGGAGGTGCGGCTGACGCTGTGGGAGGAAACCGTCGATTACGAGCGGCTGGGGCTGGAGGACCGGCGCACTGCCATCCTCGGCGTGCAGATACCAATTCTGTACGTCCCCATTTCCCCGGGGAAGAACATCACCGTCATCTCCGAAGTGATCGCCATGAATCACATGCTGAAGGTCTACGGAGAGAACTCAGCGGTTGATTTTTCCAAAAAACTCTCGCGGCGGCTCAGCCGCCAGTCTACGACCAAAGAGTATCTCGAATCGGACTACGAGTGAGCCATCCGCGCAGCCATGGTGAAAAGGGGCTTGGAATATTCTCGTGTTTTCGTATTATTACGCCCGATACAGGTCCGGCCCGGGGAACCCGGACGTTGTCTGCTGGTAAAACGATGAGACTTACATACAGAGAGGTGGATTGGCAATGTTTAGACGTGGCGTAGTGGTACTGGTGGTGTCGATTCTGCTGGGGTCCGCAATGTTTTCCGGATGCGGTGATTCCGGCAATAGAACGATAGCGGTTGTGGGTGATTACAATATCACTCTCGATGAATTCGAGGAAACCACGCAAGGAATGCGGCAAACCTTTCCCAAGGCCGACATGGAGTTCGCCAAGAGGCGGCAGGCCCTGGACTCCCTGATCGTGACCCGCATGCTGGTCCAGGCGGCGTATGAGAAGGGTATCGACCAGCACGAGGAAATCGCGCGCGTGGTTCTGGCCAACAAGGATAAATTCCTTCTGGACGTGCTGT harbors:
- a CDS encoding PDZ domain-containing protein, producing the protein MKKTVTLLLLTGVALTVCFGPGLADSGKYSKVAWLGVSTQTVSGDLARSFDLPVNYGALVNDVSPDSPADKAGIREDDVIIALDGAKVSEAGELTDLVREHSPGDEVTVTLNRDGQEQEVKVELGARRAKYKSLDSDYPMVMDDFRWRGDQEQSYIGVVLMDLSEQLGDYFGVPDGHGTLISEVEEESPAEKAGLKAGDVIVGIDDEEMEDAGDVSDMIGEKDEGDKVNITVLRNRRETRVAVEVGKREGALSWVLPRRPSMTKRHIMLQVPDPKEWRFEKDLELDDIFDSDEFREEMEELREELKELKEELSKLKGSGR
- the hprK gene encoding HPr(Ser) kinase/phosphatase, which codes for MAPITVGKIFEARNQDLELTLLNGTDKGMKKVVRNGELHRPGLALTGFFDRFASQRIQVLGETEVAYMNGLANDRLKEVVDRLFGFDIPMAVVSKGIAPPLAFVAAADEYGTAVFSSRLSTAVLVNRLSAYLDHLFAPSTNVHGTLIDVYGVGLVYTGKSGIGKSEIALDLVERGHRLVADDVVKITRVAPDVLIGSGSELLGHHMEIRGVGIIDVEELFGIRAIRLQKRIEVEVRLTLWEETVDYERLGLEDRRTAILGVQIPILYVPISPGKNITVISEVIAMNHMLKVYGENSAVDFSKKLSRRLSRQSTTKEYLESDYE